A window from Bacteroides sp. encodes these proteins:
- a CDS encoding beta-galactosidase, whose product MTFRIEDKNFVSNNRKTFLNSGEIHYFRIKREYWEKHLQAAREAGLKTVSSYVPWAWHEPEEGFFDFKGDSLPERDLVGWLELCKAHGLTCIVKPGPFILAEFRGAGLPDWFLDNNGTSVRMHNSRGEAVSSEGVSLFHPAYLQNLTLWYDQVLPLISGYEMRAGGPVILMQICNEIGLFSWLAHQADYSGPVRGRFRQYLKNRFSSVQQMNELWGTDFDSFDQIELPPDGNLPYESRGDRSRDHEWHRFWRTYYGEYLRMLIRMARDRGITVPVYHNLPGWIYGHGYEFPVNITMYQDLYGEKSELSFGVDHIPEFLSYRNMHDDRIINDITSATQGNKHLFAAEFQSGSREYHVVTNPREMELFYKASISNGIMGWNYYMFSQGRNPERKGYSGDTFYWFTPLTAEGEKSNAFPLVKRMSRIVDFMENLIVEARRRAEICVLFYPPYYASELERPETGASALSFVPSAIRRPAYFDGLLKVLQLLNVDYDMADLSQVEAAGLEKYKQVWAFATDEMDAREQQVLMNYTKAGGHLVIFPHLPDREMSQNPCTILRDAISIKPSGKFVIDSPLIDVLGLRDIKCANPQMVFDENTLSNAKIIARTLSGAPCGFEKNLGKGKMLHLGTWLGFDTEGHKPVYKALLEKSGARISNAFTSNDDLSVRQRFTPQSSSVLFVGNYYNEAKTGHVTYSHPKSGERINIPFSGEKTIWPPLYGILCPVGLEIITGLELLHCTSDILNVAVEDGLIEITLFGERDLLGEMVFEGVQVERIIKASLNDEVLDSILVQDRYVLNYKHHHQQEMVLKIKLA is encoded by the coding sequence ATGACGTTTCGAATTGAAGATAAAAATTTTGTTTCTAATAACCGCAAGACCTTCCTGAACTCAGGTGAGATTCATTATTTCAGGATTAAGCGGGAATATTGGGAAAAGCATCTTCAGGCAGCCAGGGAGGCTGGTCTGAAAACCGTAAGCTCATACGTCCCTTGGGCTTGGCATGAGCCGGAAGAAGGATTTTTTGACTTTAAAGGGGACTCCCTGCCTGAGCGTGATCTGGTAGGCTGGCTCGAATTATGCAAAGCGCATGGTTTGACTTGTATCGTTAAACCTGGCCCTTTTATTTTGGCTGAGTTTAGAGGGGCTGGGCTGCCTGATTGGTTTCTGGATAATAATGGGACCAGTGTACGGATGCATAACAGCCGGGGAGAGGCTGTTTCCAGTGAGGGCGTGTCTTTGTTCCATCCCGCGTATCTTCAAAATCTTACCTTATGGTACGACCAAGTCTTGCCACTGATCAGTGGGTATGAGATGCGTGCTGGTGGGCCGGTTATTTTGATGCAGATCTGTAATGAGATTGGCTTGTTTTCCTGGCTCGCCCATCAGGCTGACTATTCAGGCCCTGTTAGGGGAAGGTTCCGTCAATATCTAAAAAACAGATTTTCAAGTGTTCAGCAAATGAATGAACTATGGGGAACTGACTTTGATAGTTTTGATCAGATTGAACTTCCTCCTGATGGCAACCTTCCCTATGAATCCCGGGGCGACAGAAGCAGGGACCATGAGTGGCATCGTTTCTGGCGTACTTATTATGGAGAGTACCTGAGGATGCTGATTCGTATGGCCAGGGACCGGGGAATTACCGTCCCCGTATACCATAATCTCCCGGGCTGGATTTATGGCCATGGATACGAATTCCCGGTGAATATTACTATGTACCAGGACCTGTATGGTGAAAAGAGTGAACTTAGTTTTGGGGTAGATCATATCCCAGAGTTCCTTTCTTACAGGAATATGCATGACGACCGCATCATCAATGATATCACCAGTGCCACGCAGGGTAATAAGCACCTTTTCGCTGCTGAGTTTCAAAGCGGGTCACGTGAATATCATGTTGTCACCAATCCCCGTGAAATGGAGCTTTTCTATAAGGCCAGCATTTCCAACGGGATAATGGGATGGAACTACTATATGTTCTCCCAGGGGCGCAATCCCGAAAGGAAGGGCTATTCTGGGGATACCTTTTATTGGTTTACGCCCCTGACAGCTGAAGGAGAAAAATCCAACGCCTTCCCATTGGTGAAAAGGATGAGTCGTATAGTGGATTTTATGGAAAACCTCATTGTAGAGGCCAGGCGCAGGGCAGAAATTTGTGTCCTTTTTTATCCGCCTTATTATGCATCCGAACTGGAACGCCCCGAAACAGGCGCTAGTGCTCTTTCTTTTGTCCCTTCAGCCATCCGCCGGCCAGCCTATTTCGACGGACTGCTGAAAGTTCTTCAGCTACTCAATGTCGATTACGATATGGCTGACCTAAGCCAGGTGGAAGCTGCCGGATTAGAAAAATACAAGCAAGTATGGGCCTTCGCGACCGATGAAATGGATGCAAGGGAACAACAGGTTTTGATGAATTACACCAAGGCGGGAGGTCACCTGGTCATTTTCCCTCATTTGCCCGACAGAGAGATGTCACAAAATCCCTGCACTATTTTGCGCGATGCTATCTCCATAAAGCCTTCAGGGAAATTTGTCATTGATTCACCCCTTATTGATGTCCTTGGCTTAAGGGATATCAAGTGTGCCAATCCCCAAATGGTTTTTGATGAAAATACTCTGTCAAATGCTAAAATAATTGCCCGAACTCTTTCCGGTGCTCCTTGTGGGTTTGAAAAAAACCTGGGCAAAGGGAAGATGCTTCATCTAGGTACCTGGCTCGGTTTTGATACTGAGGGACATAAACCAGTTTATAAGGCATTGCTTGAAAAATCCGGTGCCAGGATATCCAATGCTTTTACAAGTAATGATGACCTTTCAGTTAGGCAACGTTTTACTCCACAATCTTCTTCTGTCCTTTTTGTGGGGAATTATTACAATGAGGCAAAAACCGGGCACGTAACCTATTCGCATCCTAAATCTGGTGAACGGATTAATATCCCTTTTTCAGGAGAGAAAACGATTTGGCCGCCACTCTATGGGATTCTGTGCCCGGTGGGTTTGGAAATTATCACAGGACTGGAGTTACTGCATTGTACTTCTGATATCCTTAATGTTGCCGTTGAAGATGGACTGATTGAAATCACTTTGTTTGGTGAGCGAGACCTGTTGGGAGAAATGGTGTTTGAAGGGGTTCAGGTCGAACGGATAATCAAAGCCTCCCTGAATGATGAGGTACTTGACTCAATCCTAGTTCAGGACCGGTATGTATTAAATTATAAACATCACCATCAGCAGGAAATGGTTCTTAAAATTAAACTTGCGTAA
- a CDS encoding MFS transporter: MEQAESVAATNNNSTDRVSFAQMAAYGSGGIIPIALFNVAGILVGLMGNISLGLSAFWLGVILIIPRLWDAVSDPIIGHLSDNARTRFGRRRPFILLGGILVGVFFVVMWWVPKGEMIRIWFPSEAGFQAFQLVYILISLLLFFTACTIFEIPHGALGMEMTSDYHERTKLFSAKSFVGNLFAMSTPWLFALANMEVFRGPGGNEADGMRYVSLMVAGLLIPLSIWWFFSLREPGFKRVSAQAKTPFWSDMKHTFGNRNFILLTLTIFTLAMGFNFVNLLGSYIPIFYVFGGDKVAGAYLLGINGTVWAVTGLLAVFPLNWISPKIGKRKTLMIAIALMVVAQLSKIVCYNPKYPYLIIIPTLLLSAGMLFFFTLGSSMVGDICDEDDLNTGHRTEGSFYSIFWWFIKMGTALASFVAGSLIVFTQFDQTQVTKVDALEGSVREMRVEWENLEENEESTVNFFSLVDKAIDRTSDLKTHLEERELEKRKDNEHHEVLTGHLEDLENHLEQMKPGASKEALGKELDAVEQLIVPLKRQSPFTLLMMRVVEIGLPIMLSIFSIFFITRYALTEKRSHEIKELLRIRNRDRDIAEATA; encoded by the coding sequence ATGGAACAGGCTGAGTCCGTTGCTGCAACTAACAACAATTCCACTGACAGGGTAAGTTTTGCCCAAATGGCCGCCTATGGTTCAGGGGGCATTATTCCCATCGCCCTGTTTAATGTTGCTGGCATACTGGTTGGGCTGATGGGCAATATCAGTTTGGGCCTGAGCGCATTTTGGCTGGGGGTCATTTTGATCATCCCGCGTTTATGGGATGCGGTTTCCGACCCTATCATCGGTCACCTTTCTGATAATGCACGTACCCGGTTTGGGCGCAGGAGGCCATTTATCCTTCTTGGGGGGATCTTGGTAGGTGTCTTTTTTGTAGTGATGTGGTGGGTGCCCAAAGGGGAAATGATCAGAATCTGGTTTCCTTCAGAGGCAGGATTCCAGGCTTTTCAACTGGTTTATATCCTGATCTCTCTCTTGCTGTTTTTTACAGCCTGCACCATATTTGAAATTCCTCATGGTGCCCTTGGCATGGAAATGACCAGCGATTATCACGAACGCACCAAGCTCTTCAGTGCCAAGAGTTTTGTGGGTAACCTTTTTGCCATGAGTACCCCCTGGCTATTTGCCCTGGCCAATATGGAGGTATTCAGGGGTCCGGGTGGTAATGAAGCAGATGGCATGCGTTATGTCTCACTAATGGTCGCTGGATTGTTGATTCCACTCTCTATATGGTGGTTCTTTTCTTTGCGGGAACCCGGATTTAAACGAGTTTCTGCGCAGGCAAAAACACCTTTCTGGAGCGATATGAAACATACCTTCGGAAACCGGAATTTCATCCTGCTTACCCTGACCATTTTTACCCTTGCCATGGGCTTTAATTTTGTAAACTTGCTCGGATCCTACATTCCAATCTTTTATGTATTTGGTGGGGATAAAGTGGCTGGTGCATACCTGTTGGGTATTAATGGCACAGTATGGGCAGTGACTGGATTGCTTGCCGTTTTTCCCCTGAACTGGATCAGCCCCAAGATAGGCAAAAGGAAAACCTTAATGATTGCCATTGCCCTGATGGTTGTTGCTCAGCTGTCAAAGATTGTATGTTACAATCCTAAATATCCTTACCTGATAATTATTCCAACCTTATTGCTCTCAGCAGGTATGTTGTTTTTCTTTACGCTGGGATCTTCTATGGTGGGTGACATTTGCGATGAGGATGATCTCAATACGGGGCATCGAACTGAAGGTAGCTTTTATTCCATTTTCTGGTGGTTCATTAAAATGGGGACTGCCCTGGCCAGTTTTGTGGCAGGCTCATTGATAGTATTTACACAATTTGATCAAACGCAGGTCACCAAAGTGGATGCCTTGGAAGGCAGCGTAAGGGAGATGCGCGTTGAATGGGAAAATCTTGAAGAAAATGAAGAAAGCACGGTGAATTTTTTCAGTCTTGTTGACAAGGCCATAGATCGGACTTCTGATCTAAAAACTCACCTCGAAGAAAGAGAATTAGAGAAAAGAAAGGATAATGAACACCACGAAGTATTAACGGGTCATCTTGAAGATTTGGAGAACCATCTGGAACAAATGAAACCCGGCGCATCAAAAGAAGCATTGGGTAAGGAATTGGATGCGGTGGAGCAACTTATTGTGCCATTGAAACGTCAATCTCCATTTACCCTCTTGATGATGCGAGTGGTTGAAATTGGATTGCCTATTATGCTAAGCATTTTTTCCATTTTCTTTATCACACGCTATGCCCTGACTGAGAAACGGTCACACGAGATTAAGGAACTTCTCCGAATCCGTAATCGGGACCGGGATATTGCTGAAGCCACTGCCTGA
- a CDS encoding discoidin domain-containing protein, with translation MRYTIRVFVVLLFSFLFLSFDGLGQITLDDFENAEGWEVIQSDGVKLDVSKDEGMTGKAIRFDYDFTKGTGYGGIQKWFPIDLPENFEISFYVKAESPSNNFEIKFIDQSGDNVWWVNNRNYDFPKEWTRIRIRPRHIGFAWGPTDDRSFKRIDRIEFTIASFVGGEGTIWIDNLTLKPLDPEPEFYPEPLVKAASSARKQTPSLMLDGLQETWWFSKRGRNQYVDLDFQVRREIGGLEIDWLEDYAARAFEVLLSYDAIHWEKVYSVSANQGNTSFVRLPEVEGRYIKIRLLGNNHEGGFGIRELRLLDIEQSATMNDFLKYVAGHSPEGDYPRYFRDEASYWTVMGVNNDRKEALINEDGMVEVEKALFSIEPMIKMGDQIYNWSKVDAQQSLDFFDDFPGFQFSPSVTWNMGDVEFVTGISASGEANKNSQLNIGYAFKNLSSEIKELELFLLVRPFQVNPYYQFLNLPGGTGRIESIREMNPGRVINVDEKIIYSLRDYDYFSAIGFDEGSLVDFLRQGVIPEQKAVSDPEGLASGVLKYLIRLQPGEQTEFFLVVPFYEQQPDPIMLSNEIIRKEFQETNQFWEDKIDLIRFNLPQSADKIIDTYRSNLVYILINRDAAGIQPGSRSYERSWIRDGSLTSSALLKAGIVDEVRDFILWYAAYQYESGKVPCVVDFRGPDPVPEHDSHGQLIYLIREYFNFSRDTAFLRRLNPNVLSAVDYIESLVSERSTDHFKYGNDSIRAYYGIVPESISHEGYSEKPMHSYWDNFFIMKGLKDAVEIQRILGNQEALASTTVVRDNFTQNLYNSLRLAMKTRGIDYIPGCVELGDFDPTSTTVALTPCNELINLPKPEIYNTFERYYEFFKSRRDGIREWVNYTPYENRLIGSFILLDQPDRAHELIDFFIGDQRPHGWHHWAEVVWKDYRIPRFIGDMPHTWVGSDFLNAVRSMFVYENDYDESLVLAPALYQDWIDAPEGMSVENLPTYYGKLSYAIQKAEGHYVFSIFGDLELPFNGLEIRNFNQSKKPVRVTINGEESLNYNEKKIQVSEFPAEVVIYY, from the coding sequence ATGAGATATACAATAAGGGTTTTCGTTGTTTTATTATTCAGTTTTCTTTTTTTGTCATTTGATGGCTTGGGGCAGATCACCCTGGATGATTTTGAAAATGCCGAAGGGTGGGAGGTTATCCAATCGGACGGTGTTAAACTAGATGTTTCAAAGGATGAGGGAATGACAGGTAAAGCCATCCGCTTTGACTATGATTTCACTAAGGGTACAGGCTATGGCGGTATTCAGAAATGGTTCCCCATTGACTTACCGGAAAATTTTGAGATTTCCTTTTATGTAAAAGCAGAGTCTCCTTCCAATAATTTTGAAATCAAGTTCATTGATCAGAGTGGTGATAATGTCTGGTGGGTTAACAATCGCAATTACGATTTTCCAAAGGAATGGACCAGGATCCGCATAAGGCCAAGGCATATTGGTTTTGCCTGGGGCCCTACCGATGATCGTAGTTTTAAGCGGATTGACCGGATCGAGTTTACCATTGCCTCCTTTGTGGGCGGGGAAGGCACTATTTGGATAGATAACCTAACCCTTAAGCCACTGGATCCTGAACCTGAGTTCTACCCTGAACCCCTGGTAAAAGCAGCATCTTCTGCCAGAAAGCAAACCCCATCCCTCATGCTGGATGGATTACAGGAAACCTGGTGGTTTAGCAAGAGGGGAAGGAACCAGTATGTCGATCTGGATTTTCAAGTCCGCAGGGAAATTGGGGGGCTTGAGATCGATTGGCTGGAGGATTATGCTGCCAGGGCTTTTGAGGTACTGCTCTCATACGATGCCATTCATTGGGAAAAAGTATACTCTGTCAGTGCCAACCAGGGAAACACCAGTTTTGTCAGGCTTCCTGAAGTAGAGGGACGTTATATTAAGATTCGGCTGCTGGGAAATAATCATGAGGGAGGATTTGGAATACGGGAACTCAGACTCCTTGATATTGAGCAATCTGCCACAATGAATGATTTCCTTAAGTATGTTGCAGGCCATTCACCGGAAGGAGATTATCCCAGGTACTTCCGTGATGAGGCTTCATACTGGACTGTCATGGGCGTGAACAACGACCGTAAAGAAGCCCTGATCAATGAAGACGGAATGGTGGAGGTGGAAAAGGCCTTGTTTTCCATTGAACCCATGATCAAAATGGGTGATCAGATTTATAACTGGAGCAAGGTTGATGCGCAGCAGTCTCTTGATTTTTTTGATGATTTTCCAGGTTTTCAGTTTTCTCCTTCGGTGACTTGGAATATGGGAGATGTGGAATTTGTTACGGGTATTTCTGCCAGCGGAGAGGCCAACAAAAATTCCCAGTTAAACATTGGATATGCGTTTAAAAACCTTTCCAGTGAGATAAAAGAGTTGGAATTATTTCTGCTCGTACGCCCATTCCAGGTAAATCCTTATTACCAGTTTCTGAACCTGCCGGGTGGAACCGGTAGGATTGAATCCATCCGGGAAATGAATCCAGGAAGGGTGATAAATGTGGATGAAAAGATCATTTACAGTTTGAGGGACTACGATTACTTCTCTGCTATTGGTTTTGACGAAGGGAGTCTCGTTGACTTTCTCCGACAAGGGGTCATCCCTGAACAAAAAGCTGTTTCTGACCCGGAAGGCCTTGCCAGTGGGGTCTTGAAATATTTAATCCGGCTTCAGCCGGGGGAGCAAACGGAGTTTTTTCTGGTTGTTCCTTTTTATGAACAGCAGCCTGATCCCATTATGCTTAGCAATGAAATCATCCGTAAGGAATTTCAAGAAACCAATCAATTCTGGGAAGATAAAATTGACCTGATCCGGTTCAATTTACCCCAGTCGGCAGACAAAATTATTGATACTTACCGGTCCAATCTGGTATATATTTTGATCAACAGGGATGCGGCAGGCATTCAACCCGGCTCCCGTTCCTACGAGCGAAGCTGGATACGGGATGGTTCACTGACTTCATCGGCCTTGCTGAAAGCAGGGATTGTTGATGAAGTGCGCGATTTTATCCTGTGGTATGCGGCTTATCAATATGAAAGCGGTAAGGTGCCTTGTGTGGTCGATTTTAGGGGCCCCGATCCGGTACCTGAACACGACAGCCACGGACAGCTTATTTACCTAATACGCGAATATTTCAATTTTTCCCGTGATACTGCTTTCCTCAGAAGACTGAATCCAAATGTTCTTTCCGCCGTGGATTATATTGAATCCCTGGTTTCGGAACGATCCACCGATCATTTTAAGTATGGGAATGACAGTATTCGAGCCTATTATGGCATTGTTCCGGAATCCATCAGTCACGAGGGATATTCCGAAAAACCCATGCACTCCTATTGGGATAACTTTTTCATTATGAAGGGCCTGAAGGATGCAGTGGAAATCCAGCGCATTCTGGGCAATCAGGAAGCCCTTGCTTCCACTACCGTCGTCAGGGATAATTTCACACAAAACCTTTACAACTCATTAAGGTTGGCCATGAAAACCCGTGGGATTGATTATATCCCCGGTTGTGTTGAACTGGGAGATTTTGACCCTACCTCCACCACAGTAGCCCTGACCCCTTGCAACGAGTTGATAAATTTACCTAAACCTGAGATTTACAATACTTTTGAACGGTATTATGAATTTTTTAAATCGCGCAGGGATGGTATCCGTGAATGGGTAAATTACACCCCCTATGAAAACCGGCTCATTGGCTCCTTTATCCTTTTAGATCAACCAGACAGGGCACATGAACTTATAGACTTTTTCATTGGTGACCAGCGCCCGCACGGGTGGCATCACTGGGCTGAAGTTGTTTGGAAAGACTACCGTATTCCCCGTTTTATCGGCGATATGCCCCACACTTGGGTAGGCAGTGATTTTCTGAACGCCGTCCGCAGTATGTTTGTTTATGAAAATGATTATGATGAGTCGCTGGTGCTGGCACCTGCTCTTTACCAGGACTGGATCGATGCCCCAGAAGGGATGTCAGTGGAAAACCTTCCCACCTATTATGGCAAGCTCTCATATGCCATTCAAAAGGCAGAAGGGCATTATGTATTTTCTATCTTTGGCGACCTGGAACTTCCTTTCAATGGATTGGAGATCCGGAACTTCAACCAGTCAAAGAAGCCTGTCAGGGTGACCATTAATGGGGAGGAGAGTCTGAACTATAATGAAAAAAAGATCCAAGTGAGTGAGTTTCCTGCAGAAGTGGTGATTTATTATTAA